In Rhodococcus sp. OK302, one genomic interval encodes:
- the rbfA gene encoding 30S ribosome-binding factor RbfA has translation MVDPARARKLAKRIGTIVATAIDHEIKDPRLDYVTVTDTKVTNDLHDATVYYTVRGEKVDSAPDVEAAAAGLEKAKGALRSKVGAGTGVRFTPTLTFVADTVPDTARHMEELLARARAADIEVAKAREGAQPAGDADPYKEPRTVADDEDDVVSSDARDND, from the coding sequence ATGGTGGATCCAGCCCGGGCCCGTAAGCTCGCAAAACGAATCGGCACGATTGTCGCAACCGCAATTGACCACGAGATCAAGGATCCGCGGCTCGATTATGTGACCGTCACCGATACCAAGGTCACCAACGACCTGCACGACGCGACGGTTTACTACACCGTCAGAGGTGAAAAGGTCGACTCCGCGCCGGACGTCGAAGCTGCCGCGGCCGGTCTCGAGAAGGCCAAGGGCGCACTGCGCTCAAAGGTGGGAGCTGGAACGGGCGTCCGTTTCACACCGACTCTGACGTTTGTCGCGGACACAGTTCCGGACACGGCGCGGCACATGGAAGAACTGTTGGCGCGTGCACGTGCAGCCGATATCGAAGTTGCCAAGGCACGCGAAGGCGCGCAGCCGGCCGGCGACGCAGATCCGTACAAAGAGCCCCGCACAGTAGCCGACGACGAGGACGACGTAGTGTCCTCGGACGCTCGTGACAACGACTGA